From the genome of Streptomyces spinoverrucosus:
TCGGCGAGGAGGTGGGCGATGAGGAGCAGGTCGGGGATGAGTTCGCGGCCGGCGTTGTCGGCGATCAGGCAGAGGGTGCCGGTGCCGGAGGGCGGCAGCAGTGACCACAGAGTGTCGCTGTCGTCGGCGACCAGGCCGGGGGCGGCGGCCGGGGTGTCGCCGCCGGCGGACAGCCGGAAGCCGAGGTCGGCGCGGTTGCCCCAGAGCGAGCCGTGCAGCAGCGCCTGGGCGCGCTCTTCGGACGGGCGGGATTCCAGGCGGTCGAGGGCGGCCAGTTCCTCGTCGGTCTGCGGTGCGTCGAGCTCGGCGAGTTTGACCGGACGGAACGGGTCGATGGCCTGCTCGGGCCCGGCACCGAAGTAACCGACGGCTTCGAGGAGTTGGCGGTAGAAGTAGCTTTCCGACCACAGCCAGGGCACGTCGAACCAGGACTGCCCGGCGTAGGTGTCGAGTCCCCACGCGGCCCATCGGTCCCGGTCGTGCGCGTCGGACGGGAGCGGGTCGATCACGCCCTTGGTGCAGCTGGTGAGCAGGGTGTCGAGGGCGCGCTGCCGGTCGGGGCCGTACGGCAGGGACTCGCGCACCTGCCGGATGATCGCGGGGTGGCGTTCGGCCAGCACGCTGTGCGGGAAG
Proteins encoded in this window:
- a CDS encoding damage-control phosphatase ARMT1 family protein, whose translation is MPDTAPAPVILGNETGSFPHSVLAERHPAIIRQVRESLPYGPDRQRALDTLLTSCTKGVIDPLPSDAHDRDRWAAWGLDTYAGQSWFDVPWLWSESYFYRQLLEAVGYFGAGPEQAIDPFRPVKLAELDAPQTDEELAALDRLESRPSEERAQALLHGSLWGNRADLGFRLSAGGDTPAAAPGLVADDSDTLWSLLPPSGTGTLCLIADNAGRELIPDLLLIAHLLAEGRVERAVLHVKPYPYYVSDATPADVLDALRRLAAAPGAASAYGRRLWSATVEGRLTVRTHPFSCGPLPYADMPDDLRAEFAAATLTVVKGDLNYRRLVGDRRWPPTTPFADVTGYFPGPVAALRTLKSDVICGLDADTEAALVAAEGQRWRTGGTHALIQVNAGAGVAGAGGGRDAGAGV